The Latilactobacillus sakei subsp. sakei DSM 20017 = JCM 1157 genome includes a window with the following:
- a CDS encoding glycosyltransferase family 2 protein — MDEKISIIIPFYNVEDYVDRCIESTLKQTYKNIEIICIDDGSTDSTAERIKKFAGRDERVRYRRTENGGLSSARNSGLEIVSGNYVVFIDGDDFVSKFYIEDLYSGIQMGANISLVNRLIVSNYCSDYINTRNIIRSQSLLSPGDAIKKILYQNPDNEAWGKMYPVGYFDNLKYPVGLLYEDIPITHELFSKASSIAMIDVEDYYYFQRKDSIVNKEFNSKKLDIIERGQLLEGVIMSTYPDLLVPLSSKLLSAYSNVFMQAMESDRNKNKESIDLLWNLIRTNRRRLIFKKVENKKTFLAAYISILGKNMYFKIFKLYRENSK; from the coding sequence GTGGACGAGAAAATATCAATTATTATTCCGTTTTACAATGTTGAAGATTATGTTGACCGATGTATTGAATCGACTCTGAAACAAACATATAAAAATATAGAAATTATTTGTATAGACGATGGATCAACCGATTCAACTGCGGAAAGGATAAAAAAATTCGCGGGTAGGGATGAAAGAGTAAGATACAGGCGTACTGAAAATGGTGGGTTAAGTTCAGCTAGAAACAGTGGTCTAGAGATTGTTTCTGGGAATTATGTTGTGTTTATAGATGGAGATGATTTTGTGTCTAAATTCTATATTGAAGATTTGTATTCGGGTATTCAAATGGGAGCAAATATTTCGCTAGTTAATAGACTGATTGTTTCAAATTACTGTAGTGACTACATTAATACAAGAAATATAATTCGGTCACAAAGTCTACTTTCTCCGGGTGATGCAATTAAGAAGATACTGTACCAAAATCCGGACAATGAGGCTTGGGGGAAAATGTATCCAGTTGGATATTTTGATAATCTAAAATATCCAGTTGGGCTTTTGTATGAAGATATTCCGATAACTCATGAACTATTTAGTAAGGCTTCAAGTATCGCAATGATTGACGTTGAAGATTATTACTACTTCCAGCGAAAAGACAGCATTGTTAATAAAGAATTCAACAGTAAGAAACTTGATATTATTGAAAGAGGACAATTATTGGAAGGGGTAATAATGTCAACATATCCTGATCTTTTAGTGCCATTATCAAGTAAATTATTATCTGCGTATTCTAATGTTTTTATGCAAGCTATGGAATCAGATAGAAATAAAAATAAAGAGAGTATTGATTTGCTTTGGAACCTTATTCGCACTAATAGACGGAGACTAATATTTAAAAAAGTGGAAAATAAAAAGACGTTTTTAGCTGCGTATATTTCTATATTGGGGAAGAATATGTACTTCAAAATATTTAAACTATATAGAGAGAATTCAAAATGA
- a CDS encoding sugar transferase produces MLFNQAVIDQRYGYRIIKRIFDIIASSIGLILLSPLFLVLAILIKMDDPAGGVFYSQTRLGLKQRTFKMYKFRSMCTDADEKLKNLLKYNEVEGAMFKMKEDPRITKVGKFIRKYSIDELPQLWNVLIGDMTLVGPRPPLEREIKEYTDYDWQRLMVKPGCTGLWQVSGRNSIGFHEMVELDLKYIKKSSLVYDLGILFRTVKIMVMPNDAY; encoded by the coding sequence ATGCTTTTTAACCAAGCTGTTATTGATCAACGGTATGGTTATCGTATTATCAAAAGAATTTTCGATATCATAGCGAGTTCGATAGGACTAATCCTACTGAGCCCGCTTTTTCTCGTGCTTGCGATTTTGATCAAAATGGATGATCCTGCGGGCGGTGTTTTTTACTCGCAAACGCGCTTAGGATTAAAACAGCGAACGTTTAAAATGTACAAATTCCGCTCAATGTGTACGGATGCAGATGAAAAATTAAAGAATCTGTTGAAGTACAACGAGGTCGAAGGTGCGATGTTTAAAATGAAGGAAGACCCGCGCATTACTAAGGTTGGTAAGTTCATTCGTAAATATAGTATTGATGAGTTACCGCAACTGTGGAATGTCCTAATTGGTGACATGACATTGGTTGGCCCACGACCACCTTTAGAACGGGAAATTAAAGAGTATACCGATTATGACTGGCAACGACTCATGGTTAAACCTGGTTGTACAGGTTTATGGCAAGTCAGTGGGCGGAATAGTATTGGTTTTCATGAAATGGTTGAATTAGATTTAAAATATATTAAAAAGAGTAGTTTGGTTTATGATTTAGGCATCCTTTTTAGAACTGTTAAAATCATGGTAATGCCAAATGATGCGTATTAA
- a CDS encoding glycosyltransferase: MLNSNRTSEMFYTPHGYSFLMKNESRLKKNIYLLVEKLLGNKAITIACSKGEYDESQRVTKKSTYVNNAINTNYLRKFYNEHSNTEDVYFTIGRIEEQKNPVMFNKIAGEFPNKKFVWIGDGSLKHTLNAKNITVTGWMDRRDVLKLIQPYRFFLLTSKWEGLSISLLEAMYYEKIAFVTNIIGNNDTILDNYAPMSINGTSFSKHSF; the protein is encoded by the coding sequence ATGTTGAATAGTAATAGAACGAGTGAAATGTTTTATACACCTCACGGTTATTCATTTTTAATGAAGAATGAAAGCCGATTGAAAAAGAATATCTATTTATTGGTAGAAAAGTTATTAGGGAATAAAGCTATAACAATAGCATGTAGTAAAGGTGAATATGACGAGAGTCAAAGGGTAACCAAAAAATCTACGTATGTAAATAATGCAATCAATACAAATTATTTGCGGAAATTTTACAATGAACATTCCAATACGGAAGATGTTTATTTCACAATTGGCCGTATTGAAGAGCAAAAGAATCCTGTGATGTTTAATAAAATAGCAGGTGAATTTCCAAATAAAAAGTTTGTGTGGATCGGTGATGGAAGTTTGAAGCACACACTTAATGCTAAAAATATCACTGTTACAGGTTGGATGGATAGACGTGATGTTTTGAAGTTAATTCAACCATATCGTTTCTTTTTATTAACATCTAAATGGGAAGGATTATCAATTTCATTACTTGAGGCTATGTACTATGAAAAAATAGCTTTTGTAACTAACATAATAGGTAATAATGATACGATTCTGGATAATTATGCTCCTATGTCAATAAATGGCACATCTTTTTCTAAACACTCGTTCTAA
- a CDS encoding YihY/virulence factor BrkB family protein codes for MTVDNQNQLPVVKQDLSRRQKLIAVVKLMMLRSSEASISDNSKVIAYYSLLSIFPLLIVIGNILPYFQLDVMSVADYVQTAVPPTIFDKIMPVLQSLLKKRNDGLLSVGILGTLWAASMGINALKNSINRAYRVEKVQNFVLKRLISLGSTLLLLLLLVGLIVVFTFGQQVLELLVPIFNIPKTYVNIFSSLKWPVTGIALFLLLIFIYFFVPNVKMRLRSVLPGAALTTVGWLILAQAFSLYIRYFGTSWNSYGAIGAVIILLLWLNYSATILMVGAVLNVVIEEALHGHVNASRGKVHDFIARRRDQNE; via the coding sequence ATGACAGTAGACAATCAAAACCAGTTACCGGTGGTAAAACAGGACTTATCCAGACGGCAGAAGTTGATTGCTGTGGTGAAGTTAATGATGTTGCGTTCATCAGAAGCAAGCATTAGTGATAATTCGAAGGTAATCGCATATTATTCGTTATTATCAATCTTCCCACTATTAATCGTTATCGGGAACATCTTACCGTACTTCCAGTTAGATGTAATGAGTGTGGCGGATTACGTCCAAACGGCGGTGCCGCCCACGATATTCGACAAGATTATGCCAGTTCTGCAGTCCCTATTGAAGAAACGCAATGATGGCTTATTGTCCGTCGGGATCTTGGGGACGTTGTGGGCAGCGAGCATGGGGATTAATGCCTTAAAAAATAGTATTAACCGCGCGTATCGTGTTGAAAAAGTTCAGAACTTTGTTTTAAAACGCCTGATTTCTTTAGGGAGTACATTATTATTACTTCTATTATTAGTCGGTTTAATTGTTGTTTTTACATTCGGGCAACAAGTTTTGGAATTATTAGTCCCAATCTTTAACATTCCTAAGACATACGTTAATATTTTTAGTAGTTTAAAATGGCCAGTGACGGGGATCGCCTTGTTCCTACTGCTGATTTTCATCTATTTCTTCGTTCCGAATGTGAAAATGCGATTGCGAAGTGTTCTGCCAGGGGCAGCACTGACAACGGTTGGCTGGTTAATTCTTGCACAAGCCTTCTCATTGTATATTCGTTACTTCGGCACGTCATGGAATAGTTACGGTGCAATCGGCGCGGTGATTATCTTACTCTTGTGGCTGAATTATTCCGCAACGATTCTGATGGTGGGGGCTGTCTTGAATGTTGTGATTGAAGAAGCACTGCATGGACATGTTAACGCCAGTCGCGGTAAGGTTCATGACTTCATTGCGCGTCGGCGCGATCAAAATGAATGA
- a CDS encoding IS3 family transposase translates to MHQESHHHQVTKMCRILGVSRAQYYRYRSPKPSKRRAEDAGLKQRILRIFAEFKQRYGVMKIHHELNLELQPLQLRCSPRRISRLMKELDSHSVTVNKWKAASASKTKVEQRPNLLKQDFSTTGLNQKWTADMTYIQTKRNGWCYLSTIMDLHSRRIIGYSFSKKMATDLVLKALESAVKNRTITGDLIIHTDLGSQYTSDDYNQRLTELHIRHAYSRKGCPYDNAPMESFHASLKKECVYPVPVFEDYETAAAVLFEYVHAFYNMLSTIGREFIVHWATRPPYKLKLQHLRAKWPPDLMLSRVQISY, encoded by the coding sequence ATTCACCAAGAAAGCCATCACCACCAGGTAACCAAGATGTGCCGAATCCTCGGTGTTTCCAGAGCTCAGTATTATCGTTATCGATCCCCCAAACCTTCAAAACGCCGGGCCGAAGATGCGGGCTTGAAACAACGGATTCTGCGGATCTTTGCGGAATTTAAGCAGCGATACGGTGTTATGAAGATCCACCATGAATTGAATCTGGAACTTCAACCACTGCAGCTTCGGTGCAGTCCACGACGGATTTCCCGGCTCATGAAGGAACTGGATAGCCACTCCGTTACCGTCAATAAGTGGAAAGCGGCTTCGGCTTCCAAAACCAAGGTTGAACAGCGTCCCAACTTGCTTAAGCAGGATTTCTCGACCACTGGTTTAAATCAAAAATGGACCGCTGATATGACCTATATTCAAACGAAGCGTAATGGCTGGTGTTACTTATCAACCATCATGGACCTGCACTCACGACGGATTATCGGCTATTCGTTCTCAAAAAAGATGGCTACTGATTTAGTCTTAAAGGCCCTTGAAAGCGCAGTTAAAAATCGAACCATTACTGGGGACCTGATTATCCATACGGATTTAGGATCACAGTATACCAGCGATGATTACAATCAACGTTTAACTGAGCTACATATCCGCCACGCATACAGCCGTAAGGGTTGTCCGTATGATAATGCGCCAATGGAATCCTTTCACGCTTCCCTCAAAAAGGAATGTGTTTATCCAGTGCCGGTCTTTGAAGATTATGAAACTGCCGCTGCCGTCCTTTTTGAATATGTGCATGCTTTCTACAACATGCTTTCTACAATAGGAAGAGAATTCATAGTTCACTGGGCTACCAGACCCCCTTACAAGTTGAAATTGCAACACTTACGAGCCAAATGGCCGCCTGATTTAATGCTTTCCAGGGTTCAAATAAGTTATTAA
- a CDS encoding YveK family protein, with product MEQTINIEQIFSILRKYRRLILSSTVVCTLLAIIVTFFFITPQYSASTELLVNRKQSTDVGAQLNQVQADVQMINTYKDLITKPVIMDSVASKMNKGDGHKLTAGELASMLSVANNQNSQVFSITAKSDNAYTAVDIVNTTARTFQKKAPKIMSGTDNVSIISEAKPNLTPVSPKKNLNVLIGLVLGVLLGVGIAFVRELMDKTVKEESFLTQELGLTSLGIVNNIADKDLIKKAIVNVSSSRLSRRG from the coding sequence ATGGAGCAAACGATTAATATTGAACAGATTTTCAGCATTTTACGAAAGTATCGCCGCCTTATTCTATCATCAACGGTTGTATGTACGCTGTTAGCAATCATTGTTACGTTTTTCTTCATTACACCACAATATAGTGCTTCAACTGAGCTCTTAGTTAATCGTAAACAAAGTACAGATGTTGGTGCACAGCTGAATCAGGTGCAAGCTGATGTTCAGATGATTAACACCTATAAAGACTTAATTACGAAACCAGTTATTATGGATTCAGTGGCAAGTAAGATGAATAAGGGGGATGGCCACAAACTTACTGCTGGTGAACTTGCTAGCATGCTTAGTGTTGCTAATAATCAAAATTCGCAAGTCTTCTCAATCACGGCTAAGTCTGATAACGCCTATACTGCGGTAGATATTGTCAATACAACAGCACGAACATTCCAGAAAAAAGCACCGAAAATTATGAGTGGGACTGACAATGTCTCAATCATTTCAGAAGCCAAACCGAATTTAACACCAGTGTCACCTAAAAAGAACTTGAACGTCTTAATTGGTCTGGTGCTAGGGGTATTATTAGGCGTTGGGATTGCCTTTGTACGGGAATTAATGGATAAGACGGTTAAAGAAGAAAGTTTCTTAACGCAGGAACTCGGTTTAACCAGTTTAGGAATTGTCAATAATATTGCTGATAAAGATTTGATTAAAAAAGCGATTGTCAACGTAAGTAGCAGTCGCTTATCGAGAAGAGGATAG
- a CDS encoding LCP family glycopolymer transferase, translated as MTAEEQKRHHHHKHRRRGWTLTKVILVVLGVLILAGGAFAAKVYMDVNQTAKTVYKPKGKTQNKRKVSEKVELNKKTPFSILLLGTDTGELGRTEKGRTDTMMLATVNPTTKETNMLSIARDSRVPIVGYDQTAKVNAAYAYGGIPMAVNTVQAFLNVPVDYYVLVNMKGLEQLVDAVGGVTVDNDLDFTYEGHHFEKGTVSLDGPTALKFSRMRYDDPRGDFGRQLRQQAIVQAVLKKATSLNMVTNYNKFLQVLENNMQTNITLKDVLNIQQNYGDAMHFKTLQLKGTGQMIDGQSFQVMNPTEVAQMSTRLRKQLDLK; from the coding sequence ATGACTGCAGAAGAACAGAAGCGACACCATCACCATAAGCACCGGCGCAGAGGGTGGACATTAACAAAAGTGATTTTAGTTGTTCTTGGGGTATTGATTCTTGCTGGGGGCGCGTTCGCGGCTAAGGTCTATATGGATGTTAATCAAACCGCCAAGACAGTGTATAAACCTAAAGGTAAGACACAAAATAAGCGCAAAGTTTCAGAAAAAGTTGAACTAAATAAGAAGACGCCTTTCTCGATCCTCTTACTCGGTACAGATACAGGGGAACTAGGCCGAACCGAAAAAGGCCGGACTGATACAATGATGCTCGCAACGGTCAATCCAACGACTAAGGAAACCAACATGTTGAGTATCGCCCGGGATTCACGGGTACCAATCGTTGGCTATGATCAAACGGCTAAGGTTAATGCCGCGTATGCCTATGGCGGCATTCCGATGGCAGTTAATACTGTCCAAGCCTTCTTAAACGTACCGGTCGATTATTACGTACTAGTTAACATGAAGGGCTTAGAACAATTGGTGGATGCTGTTGGTGGCGTGACCGTGGATAATGATTTGGACTTTACCTACGAAGGTCACCATTTCGAAAAGGGAACAGTCAGTCTTGATGGACCAACTGCTTTGAAATTCTCACGGATGCGCTACGACGATCCACGCGGAGACTTTGGTCGGCAACTTCGCCAACAAGCAATTGTTCAAGCTGTTTTGAAGAAAGCTACGTCATTAAACATGGTGACGAATTATAACAAATTCTTGCAAGTTTTAGAAAATAATATGCAGACTAATATCACTTTGAAGGATGTCTTAAATATTCAACAAAACTATGGCGATGCCATGCACTTCAAGACACTTCAACTAAAAGGAACGGGTCAAATGATTGACGGGCAATCCTTCCAAGTGATGAATCCAACCGAGGTAGCACAAATGTCGACACGTTTACGGAAGCAATTAGATTTGAAATAA
- a CDS encoding IS3 family transposase produces MPTRYDKEFKQNIINLYKQGESAAQLAREYGIGYSTVHKWIQGQAKTQSGKSPDKIKAMEKRLASLSEENEILKKALGFLAQK; encoded by the coding sequence ATGCCAACTCGTTACGACAAAGAATTCAAGCAAAACATTATCAACCTATATAAGCAAGGCGAATCAGCTGCCCAACTGGCCAGAGAATATGGCATTGGCTATTCAACAGTTCATAAGTGGATCCAGGGCCAGGCCAAAACTCAATCCGGTAAATCGCCAGACAAAATCAAAGCGATGGAAAAGCGACTGGCTTCGCTGTCTGAGGAGAACGAAATCCTAAAAAAAGCCCTGGGCTTCCTTGCGCAGAAGTAA
- a CDS encoding IS3-like element IS1163 family transposase (programmed frameshift) — MKRYQDDFKASIVKMHREEKRSIRSLSEEYGVSPAAIHNWVKGAKSVELEDGTEVTSKEFKQLQKENQRLKEELEIFKSCGGVTGKALGRINCLVFIEDQLLRHRLSIILSALKLPRSTYYHWKRYQPSQHERVDNQLKEKIKLIWENNYRAYGYPRITMVLRKSGICVGSKRILRLMREMEIHSLMNRRFKKPGTHVDHSQRPNLIKHQPNARIWRADITYLELRPGTWVYLSSIYEPKVHQVLAFKIGRQMEATLVVETINQALEYHQKPQYFHSDMGSQYTSNEVETLLERHQISHSYSKQGYPYDNGPIEAFHSLLKREFAFQTTFSNFEDLVIRTSNYISWFNSDRIRTSV; from the exons ATGAAACGATATCAAGATGATTTTAAAGCCAGCATTGTGAAGATGCATCGTGAAGAGAAAAGATCTATTCGCTCGCTTTCCGAGGAATACGGTGTTTCTCCAGCCGCAATTCATAACTGGGTTAAAGGCGCTAAATCAGTTGAGCTAGAAGACGGTACTGAAGTAACGTCCAAAGAATTCAAACAACTTCAAAAGGAAAATCAGCGATTAAAGGAGGAACTCGAAATTT TTAAAAGCTGCGGCGGTGTTACTGGGAAAGCATTAGGACGAATTAATTGCCTTGTCTTCATAGAAGATCAGTTATTGCGACACCGCTTATCAATTATTCTTTCGGCACTGAAATTACCGCGCAGCACCTATTACCATTGGAAAAGATATCAACCTAGTCAACACGAACGTGTTGATAATCAACTCAAAGAAAAAATTAAATTGATTTGGGAAAATAATTATCGTGCCTATGGTTATCCACGAATAACGATGGTGCTTCGCAAGTCAGGCATCTGTGTTGGGTCAAAACGAATTTTACGATTAATGAGGGAAATGGAGATTCACTCTTTAATGAATCGGCGATTTAAAAAACCTGGCACTCATGTGGATCATTCACAACGCCCCAATTTAATCAAGCACCAGCCCAATGCAAGGATATGGCGTGCTGACATTACTTATTTGGAATTACGTCCAGGAACCTGGGTTTATCTCAGTTCTATTTACGAACCAAAGGTTCATCAAGTTCTTGCTTTCAAGATTGGTCGTCAGATGGAGGCGACGTTAGTTGTAGAAACGATTAATCAGGCGCTTGAATATCATCAAAAGCCACAATATTTTCACTCTGACATGGGTTCACAGTACACCAGCAACGAAGTTGAAACTTTACTTGAACGGCATCAGATTAGCCACTCATACTCAAAACAAGGTTATCCTTATGATAATGGGCCAATTGAAGCTTTTCACTCATTGTTGAAGAGAGAGTTTGCCTTTCAAACAACTTTTTCCAATTTTGAGGACTTGGTAATCCGAACCTCAAATTACATCAGTTGGTTTAATTCCGACAGAATTAGAACGAGTGTTTAG
- a CDS encoding sigma-70 family RNA polymerase sigma factor has protein sequence MTKSNQAAFNLLLQDDNFIYGALKSLHINRYHENFDDLYQEAILTFIDAYQRFPGDPETREHEFIVYAYQAIKWATMRHFRQENGRNKQIGFVNRLSEDDALMDYLDQISDPHCDPDNAVIYNDLFEKLYQVCDPRERRFLVLRYFANASLKEIAVDLNITRRTANNIKFRVQKEFSKLLI, from the coding sequence ATGACCAAATCTAACCAAGCCGCTTTTAACCTCTTACTCCAAGACGACAACTTTATTTACGGGGCGCTCAAATCACTCCATATTAATCGTTATCACGAGAATTTCGATGATCTCTACCAAGAAGCCATCCTGACCTTCATTGATGCCTATCAGCGCTTTCCAGGCGATCCTGAGACCCGAGAGCACGAATTCATCGTCTACGCTTACCAAGCGATTAAATGGGCCACGATGCGACACTTCAGACAAGAAAACGGCCGGAACAAACAAATCGGTTTCGTTAACCGTCTATCTGAAGACGATGCCCTAATGGACTACCTCGACCAAATCAGTGATCCCCACTGCGACCCAGATAATGCCGTCATCTATAACGACCTCTTCGAAAAACTCTATCAGGTCTGCGACCCGCGTGAACGTCGCTTCCTAGTCCTACGCTACTTTGCCAACGCCAGCCTAAAAGAAATCGCCGTGGACTTAAACATCACGCGGCGAACGGCTAATAATATTAAATTTAGGGTGCAGAAGGAGTTTAGTAAGTTGTTAATCTAA
- a CDS encoding CpsD/CapB family tyrosine-protein kinase: MGLFKKEKSLDQASMKEGVGLITLTEPTSVIAEQFRTVRTNIQFSSIDQKLRSVVFTSAGPLQGKSTVSANVAVTWADQGVNVLLVDADMRRPTVHQTFQVPNKKGLTSLLTGDKFDFNTTIQKTPVDHLFVLPCGVVPPNPSELLNTKKMDKLIQELTKHFDLVIFDVPPVVSVTDAQILASKVDGTILVVPQGIVEKGSVAKAKELLEVVHARILGTIMNRVKAENTGGYYGGYYGGYYGAEEIK; the protein is encoded by the coding sequence ATGGGCTTATTTAAAAAAGAAAAGAGTTTAGATCAAGCAAGTATGAAAGAAGGGGTTGGCTTAATTACGTTAACGGAACCGACTTCAGTCATTGCGGAACAATTCAGAACGGTTCGAACGAATATTCAATTCTCGTCAATTGATCAAAAATTACGGAGTGTTGTCTTCACATCTGCTGGCCCATTACAAGGCAAGTCCACGGTTAGTGCGAACGTTGCAGTTACTTGGGCTGATCAAGGGGTTAATGTGTTGTTAGTGGATGCAGACATGCGCCGCCCAACGGTTCATCAAACCTTCCAAGTACCTAACAAAAAGGGCTTAACATCCTTATTGACAGGAGATAAATTCGATTTTAATACGACGATTCAAAAAACACCAGTTGATCATTTATTTGTTCTACCATGCGGTGTGGTTCCACCAAATCCATCAGAACTATTAAATACGAAGAAGATGGATAAATTAATCCAAGAGTTAACAAAGCATTTTGATTTAGTGATTTTTGATGTACCGCCTGTAGTATCGGTGACGGATGCACAAATCCTTGCTAGCAAAGTTGATGGGACAATTCTGGTGGTACCACAAGGGATTGTTGAAAAGGGTTCGGTTGCCAAGGCAAAAGAACTTTTAGAGGTTGTTCATGCACGAATTTTAGGAACAATTATGAATCGCGTTAAAGCAGAAAATACGGGTGGCTACTATGGCGGTTATTATGGTGGGTACTATGGAGCAGAGGAAATAAAGTAA
- a CDS encoding IS30-like element ISLsa1 family transposase — protein MGTSTLSRFQRGALAQLVNEGNKSYQVMADALGVAKATISYELDRVKPYDPELAQQDADRKRRNCGRRSMLTAALATLITNHLRLTWSPETIAAAYNLSTASIYNWLNRGWLPFKLTDLPNRNVRQHRVSENRGKFTSGTSIEQRPTTVNQRLAFGHWEVDTVLSSRSESRSCLVTFVERKTRLLWAIKAPNRTAKALNTAFGKFMGAFGPQVKSITVDHGKEFANYQALEQDYQIKVYFCHPYSPWERGSNEYFNRRLRWFFPKKTNFSQVTTDEILAALELINQRPLKIHHQQTAIERFRACSD, from the coding sequence TTGGGTACATCTACTTTATCACGTTTTCAACGTGGCGCACTAGCACAACTGGTCAATGAGGGGAATAAATCTTACCAAGTAATGGCTGACGCCTTAGGCGTCGCCAAAGCTACGATTAGCTATGAGTTGGACCGAGTTAAACCTTATGATCCAGAATTAGCTCAGCAAGATGCAGATCGCAAAAGGCGGAATTGCGGTCGTCGTTCGATGCTGACGGCAGCATTAGCGACTTTAATTACCAATCACTTACGATTAACCTGGTCACCAGAAACCATTGCGGCCGCTTATAACTTGAGCACTGCGTCAATTTATAATTGGCTTAATCGTGGCTGGCTCCCCTTCAAATTGACTGATCTACCCAATCGGAATGTCCGCCAGCACCGAGTGAGCGAAAATCGTGGGAAATTTACAAGTGGGACTTCCATCGAACAACGGCCAACAACTGTTAATCAACGGTTAGCTTTTGGTCATTGGGAAGTAGATACGGTGCTTTCTAGTCGAAGTGAGTCACGATCATGTCTGGTTACATTCGTAGAACGTAAGACCCGACTTCTATGGGCCATCAAAGCCCCTAATAGAACGGCTAAGGCTCTAAACACCGCCTTTGGCAAGTTTATGGGGGCCTTCGGTCCCCAAGTAAAATCCATTACTGTTGATCATGGTAAAGAGTTTGCCAATTATCAGGCCTTAGAACAGGATTATCAGATCAAAGTTTATTTTTGCCATCCATATTCACCATGGGAGCGAGGTTCCAATGAATATTTTAATAGACGGTTACGCTGGTTCTTCCCGAAAAAGACCAATTTTAGCCAAGTAACGACTGATGAGATCCTAGCAGCACTTGAACTAATTAATCAACGACCATTAAAAATACATCATCAACAGACTGCCATTGAAAGATTCCGGGCTTGTTCGGATTAA